One Papaver somniferum cultivar HN1 chromosome 10, ASM357369v1, whole genome shotgun sequence genomic window carries:
- the LOC113319655 gene encoding F-box/kelch-repeat protein At3g06240-like codes for AIKFAENKEDQKGFPEEIIVDILKRLPVKSVLKFRCVCKKWYNILNDLEFLKKQQNHDLGDDESTLILKKGLDYYSISNDTFTSISSSSSSDVAITLSGKDVKVLDFPIISPKTLIRSFIEETVQILGSCKGLICFVLCFARIHGLLNPFTGEYRKLPSPMSSIPSGKSLFYNYELGYDSKINDYKLVRIAKSDENVPEVEVYTVGSNSWRSIENLDFPYVSCRGTSKFLNGSLHWIANHSFQIPRVMVSFDLGGETFKELALPENLGGGSCLFQCCRRVSCYTL; via the coding sequence GCTATAAAGTTCGCGGAGAACAAAGAAGATCAGAAGGGGTTCCCGGAAGAAATCATAGTCGATATCCTCAAACGCTTGCCGGTAAAATCAGTGTTAAAATTCAGGTGCGTCTGCAAAAAATGGTATAATATACTCAACGATCTTGAATttcttaagaaacaacaaaatcatgATTTGGGAGATGACGAGTCAACTTTAATACTTAAAAAAGGCCTTGATTACTACTCCATTTCTAATGATACATTCACATcgatatcttcatcatcatcatcagatgtAGCTATAACATTATCTGGTAAGGATGTTAAGGTTCTTGATTTCCCTATCATTTCTCCAAAGACTCTAATACGTTCTTTCATTGAGGAAACTGTTCAGATTCTGGGTTCTTGCAAGGGGTTAATCTGCTTTGTCCTTTGTTTTGCTCGTATCCATGGTCTTCTTAATCCATTTACTGGAGAGTACAGGAAATTGCCATCACCAATGTCATCTATTCCTTCTGGTAAATCTTTGTTTTACAATTATGAGTTAGGTTATGATAGCAAGATTAATGATTACAAGTTGGTAAGGATTGCGAAATCAGACGAGAATGTTCCTGAAGTCGAGGTTTATACAGTAGGTTCAAATTCTTGGAGGAGCATTGAAAATCTTGACTTCCCTTATGTTTCTTGCAGAGGAACATCTAAGTTTTTGAATGGATCTCTTCATTGGATAGCAAATCATAGTTTTCAAATACCTCGAGTCATGGTCTCTTTTGATTTGGGAGGTGAGACATTCAAGGAATTAGCGCTGCCAGAAAATTTGGGAGGCGGCTCTTGTTTGTTTCAGTGCTGCAGGAGGGTGTCTTGCTATACTTTGTAG